The Daucus carota subsp. sativus chromosome 7, DH1 v3.0, whole genome shotgun sequence genome window below encodes:
- the LOC108195860 gene encoding myosin-17: protein MAAPVNIIVGSHVWVDDPKLAWLDGEVIKINGQEVHVRTSHGKTVITNFSKVFPKDTEAPPGGVDDMTKLSYLHEPGVLQNLAARYELNEIYTYTGNILIAINPFQRLPHLYDTHMMDQYKGAAFGELSPHVFAVADVAYRAMINEGKSNSILVSGESGAGKTETTKMLMRYLAHLGGRSGVEGRTVEQQVLESNPVLEAFGNAKTVRNNNSSRFGKFVEIQFDKSGRISGAAIRTYLLERSRVCQISNPERNYHCFYLLCAAPPEDREKYKLENPRSYHYLNQSDYYELDGVNDAHEYLATRRAMDIVGISEEEQEAIFRVVAAVLHLGNVEFAKGEEIDSSVLKDEKSRFHLNVTAELLMCDAKSLEDALIQRVMVTPEEIITRTLDPESALGSRDALAKTVYSRLFDWIVEKINRSIGQDPNSKSLIGVLDIYGFESFKQNSFEQFCINFTNEKLQQHFNQHVFKMEQEEYTKEEIDWSYIEFVDNQDVLDLIEKKPGGIIALLDEACMFPKSTHETFSQKLYQTFPKNKRFIKPKLSRTSFTICHYAGEVNYLADLFLDKNKDYVVAEHQDLLTASRCSFVAGLFPPLPVESSKSSKFSSIGSRFKLQLQSLMETLSTTEPHYIRCVKPNNVLKPAIFENLNVIQQLRCGGVLEAIRISCAGYPTRRTFYEFLLRFGLLAPEVLEGNYDDKVACQMILDKMGLRGYQIGKTKVFLRAGQMAELDARRTEVLGNAAKIIQRQIRTYIAQKEFISLRKAAVQLQSCWRALSACKLYEQLRREAAALKIQKNFRSHVSRTSYVSVQKAAITLQAGLRAMKARDEFRYRKQTKAAIVIQANYRYHRAYSYYKSLQKAAIVTQCGWRQRVAKRELRSLKMAARETGALKEAKDKLEKRVEELTWRLQLEKRLRTEMEETKAQEITKLQEALRASKLQMEEAKSKAIQEQEAARKAFEEALPVIKETPVIVQDTEKIDALNAEVESLKAVLLSERQSAEEVRKARTSAEVQNAELVQKLEDADRKVDQLQNTVQRLEEKLSNSESENQVLRQQALAMSPTGKSISSRPRTTIIQRNQQNGNVSNGETTLSINLHEMTPAKARSREPELEETPQKSLNEKQQENQDMLIKCISQDIGFSGGKPIAACVIYKCLLHWRSFEVERTSVFDRIIQTIASSIEVPDNNDVLAYWLCNTSTLLTLLQHTLKASGAASLTPQRRRSSSASLFGRMSQGLRGSPQSAGLPFLNGRVLGRLDDLRQVEAKYPALLFKQQLTAFLEKIYGMIRDNLKKEISPLLGLCIQAPRTSRGSLVKGRASANAVAQQALIAHWQSIVKSLNNYLQTMKANYVPPFLVRKVFTQIFSFINVQLFNSLLLRRECCSFSNGEYVKSGLAELEQWCCHANEDYAGTAWDELKHIRQAVGFLVIHQKPKKTLNEITNELCPVLSIQQLYRISTMYWDDKYGTHSVSSDVISNMRVLMTEDSNSAVSSSFLLDDDSSIPFSVDDISKSMQQVDLADIEPPPLIRENSGFVFLHQRSE from the exons ATG GCTGCGCCAGTTAATATTATTGTGGGGTCACATGTATGGGTTGATGATCCAAAATTAGCATGGTTAGACGGAGAAGTAATCAAAATAAATGGTCAAGAGGTTCATGTCCGTACTTCACACGGGAAAACA GTCATCACAAACTTCTCGAAAGTCTTTCCAAAAGACACTGAAGCACCTCCTGGAGGTGTAGATGACATGACAAAGCTTTCATATTTGCATGAACCCGGAGTTCTGCAAAATTTGGCAGCCAGATACGAACTTAATGAAATTTAT ACATATACCGGAAATATCTTGATTGCAATAAACCCATTTCAAAGATTGCCTCACCTATATGATACTCACATGATGGACCAATACAAGGGAGCTGCATTTGGAGAGCTAAGTCCGCATGTTTTTGCAGTCGCAGATGTTGCATACAG AGCAATGATCAATGAGGGAAAGAGCAACTCTATTTTAGTTAGTGGAGAAAGTGGCGCAGGTAAGACCGAAACAACGAAGATGCTTATGAGATATCTTGCACATCTAGGTGGCCGGTCGGGGGTGGAAGGACGAACGGTTGAACAGCAAGTTCTCGAA TCAAACCCAGTACTCGAAGCATTTGGCAATGCCAAAACCGTCAGAAATAACAACTCCAG TCGTTTTGGTAAGTTTGTCGAGATACAATTTGATAAGAGTGGGAGGATATCTGGGGCAGCTATACGGACTTACTTGCTTGAGAGGTCTCGGGTTTGCCAGATTTCAAATCCAGAAAGAAATTATCACTGCTTCTATCTTCTTTGCGCTGCGCCCCCTGAG GACAGGGAGAAGTATAAATTGGAAAACCCTCGGTCATACCACTACTTGAATCAGTCGGATTATTATGAGCTTGATGGAGTAAATGATGCTCATGAATATCTTGCAACGAGAAGGGCTATGGATATAGTTGGAATAAGTGAAGAAGAACAG GAGGCGATTTTTAGGGTGGTTGCTGCAGTTCTTCATCTTGGTAATGTTGAATTTGCCAAGGGAGAGGAAATTGACTCCTCCGTTCTTAAGGATGAGAAGTCAAGGTTCCATCTTAATGTGACAGCAGAACTGCTTAT GTGCGATGCCAAGAGCTTGGAAGATGCATTGATTCAGCGTGTAATGGTGACACCCGAGGAAATTATTACGAGGACTCTTGATCCTGAATCTGCGCTGGGTAGCAGGGATGCTTTGGCCAAAACTGTATATTCTCGCTtgtttgattg gattGTAGAAAAAATAAACCGTTCCATTGGGCAGGACCCAAACTCAAAATCGTTGATTGGAGTTCTTGATATATATGGCTTTGAAAGTTTTAAGCAGAACAG TTTCGAGCAGTTTTGTATCAACTTTACTAATGAAAAGCTGCAGCAACATTTTAATCAG CATGTATTTAAAATGGAACAAGAAGAGTACACAAAGGAAGAAATTGATTGGAGTTACATAGAGTTTGTTGATAACCAAGATGTCTTGGATCTAATTGAGAAG AAACCTGGAGGAATAATTGCACTTCTAGATGAAGCCTG CATGTTTCCCAAGTCTACTCACGAAACCTTCTCTCAGAAATTGTACCAGACATTTCCCAAGAATAAGCGATTTATCAAACCTAAGCTGTCTCGTACTAGTTTCACCATATGCCACTATGCTGGGGAG GTGAATTATTTAGCTGATCTATTCCTAgacaaaaataaagattatgtgGTTGCAGAACATCAAGATCTTTTAACTGCCTCTAGATGCTCATTTGTTGCTGGTTTATTTCCACCACTTCCAGTTGAATCATCAAAGTCTTCGAAATTCTCCTCAATTGGGTCTCGTTTCAAG CTTCAGTTGCAGTCTTTAATGGAAACCTTGAGTACAACAGAGCCTCACTACATCAGATGTGTAAAGCCTAACAATGTACTCAAGCCTGCTATCTTTGAAAACCTCAATGTTATTCAACAATTGCGTTGTGGA GGAGTGCTGGAGGCCATTAGGATTAGTTGTGCTGGTTATCCTACTCGAAGAACATTTTATGAATTTCTTCTTCGCTTTGGTCTTCTTGCTCCAGAAGTTCTGGAGGGAAA CTATGATGACAAAGTTGCCTGCCAGATGATTTTGGACAAAATGGGGTTAAGAGGCTATCAG ATTGGTAAGACAAAGGTTTTCCTTCGAGCTGGTCAGATGGCTGAGCTGGATGCAAGAAGAACAGAGGTTCTTGGAAATGCAGCTAAAATTATTCAAAGGCAAATTCGGACTTACATTGCCCAGAAGGAGTTTATATCATTGCGCAAAGCTGCTGTTCAATTGCAGTCATGTTGGCGAG CTTTATCGGCTTGCAAGCTATATGAGCAATTGCGACGAGAAGCAGCAGCTCTAAAAATCCAGAAGAATTTCCGAAGTCATGTATCCAGGACATCCTATGTATCAGTTCAGAAGGCTGCAATTACATTGCAGGCAGGCTTAAGAGCAATGAAAGCTCGTGATGAATTCAGATATAGAAAGCAAACCAAAGCTGCAATTGTTATACAG GCTAATTATCGTTATCACAGAGCATACTCTTATTACAAAAGTCTTCAGAAGGCTGCCATTGTCACTCAGTGTGGCTGGAGGCAAAGGGTTGCTAAGAGGGAGCTGCGATCACTCAAAATG GCTGCAAGAGAAACCGGAGCTCTTAAAGAAGCAAAAGATAAGCTAGAAAAGCGTGTGGAGGAACTTACATGGAGATTGCAGCTGGAAAAACGTTTAAGG ACTGAGATGGAAGAGACAAAAGCACAAGAAATTACAAAGTTGCAGGAAGCTTTACGTGCATCGAAATTACAAATGGAAGAAGCAAAGTCTAAAGCAATTCAAGAGCAGGAGGCAGCACGAAAAGCTTTTGAAGAAGCTCTCCCTGTCATTAAGGAGACGCCTGTTATAGTTCAGGACACAGAAAAAATTGATGCATTGAATGCTGAGGTGGAGAGTTTGAAG GCTGTACTACTTTCAGAGAGACAATCTGCAGAAGAGGTTAGGAAGGCTCGAACAAGTGCTGAAGTACAGAATGCTGAGCTAGTTCAAAAACTTGAAGATGCAGATCGAAAAGTGGATCAGCTTCAAAATACTGTACAGAG GCTTGAAGAGAAACTTTCGAATTCCGAGTCAGAGAATCAGGTACTCCGTCAACAAGCACTGGCAATGTCACCTACTGGAAAATCAATTTCTTCAAGGCCAAGAACAACAATTATTCAG AGAAATCAACAGAATGGGAATGTTTCTAATGGAGAAACAACGCTTTCAATA AATCTACATGAGATGACTCCTGCTAAAGCAAGATCTCGTGAGCCTGAATTGGAGGAAACACCACAGAAATCTCTTAATGAAAAGCAGCAG GAGAATCAGGATATGCTGATCAAGTGCATTTCTCAAGATATAGGATTTTCTGGAGGCAAACCAATCGCTGCATGTGTTATATACAAATGCCTTCTTCATTGGAggtcatttgaagttgaaagaacTAGTGTATTTGATCGCATCATCCAAACAATAGCCTCATCCATAGAG GTTCCGGACAATAATGATGTGCTGGCATACTGGTTATGTAATACATCAACGTTGTTAACACTGCTACAACACACACTCAAAGCAAGTGGAGCAGCCAGCTTGACGCCACAAAGGCGGAGATCTTCCTCGGCTTCTCTTTTTGGAAGAATGTCCCAG GGGCTGCGAGGGTCACCACAGAGTGCTGGACTCCCATTCCTCAATGGCCGAGTGCTTGGAAGACTGGACGATTTACGTCAAGTAGAGGCGAAGTATCCAGCTTTATTGTTTAAACAACAACTTACTGCCTTCCTCGAGAAAATATACGGAATGATAAGAGATAATCTGAAGAAAGAGATCTCTCCATTGCTTGGATTATGTATACAG GCACCTAGGACCTCCCGTGGAAGCTTGGTGAAAGGTCGTGCCTCAGCTAATGCAGTTGCTCAACAGGCTCTTATTGCTCATTGGCAGAGCATTGTTAAAAGTCTAAACAATTATTTGCAGACCATGAAAGCAAACTAT GTTCCTCCATTCTTGGTTCGGAAAGTGTTCACTCAAATATTCTCATTTATCAACGTGCAACTATTCAACAG tCTCCTTTTGCGACGTGAATGTTGCTCATTCAGTAACGGTGAATATGTCAAATCAGGCCTGGCAGAGTTAGAACAATGGTGTTGCCATGCAAATGAGGAT TATGCAGGCACTGCTTGGGATGAATTGAAGCATATAAGACAAGCAGTTGGTTTCCTT GTTATACATCAAAAGCCTAAGAAGACCTTAAATGAGATAACAAATGAACTGTGTCCT GTACTAAGCATACAGCAGCTGTACCGAATTAGTACAATGTATTGGGACGACAAATATGGCACCCATAGTGTGTCTTCAGAT GTTATTTCGAACATGAGAGTTCTGATGACAGAAGATTCGAACAGTGCCGTCAGTAGTTCATTTTTGTTAGATGACGACTCCAG CATTCCTTTCTCTGTGGATGACATATCCAAGTCAATGCAGCAAGTCGATCTAGCAGATATTGAACCTCCACCATTGATCCGTGAAAATTCTGGATTTGTTTTCTTGCATCAACGCTCAGAATGA
- the LOC108195422 gene encoding glycerophosphocholine acyltransferase 1, giving the protein MHEYKNNDQLDPYTMSDSNGDSFGKVKQRLKDRTKKVVETKEMLSKQAVKSREILSKQAVKSKQMLSKQAQNIAKQAQEHERFINKVTHFVGVIGFGTFCFLLGARPQDIRYVYCLFYLIFVPLRWIYYRYKKWHYYLLDFCYYANTIFLVMLLFYPENEKLFMVTFSFAEGPLAWALIVWRCSLVFSSVDKLVSVLIHLLPGLVFFTIRWWDPAFFEAMHPEGTVRRASWPYVEDRSYLWTWLFVVPLAAYSIWQVLYFLIVNVLRHQRLLRDPEVMTSYRELSKKARKANNLWWRLSGLLGDQNRMFMYILLQAVFTVATMALTVPIFLSYELHCIFQILKVSASVWNGGSFLLEVMPRQAVMKEKKKSGMQPIQPQEAQSSVASETLTEAPATAVDAVIVGGTPSK; this is encoded by the exons ATGCATGAATACAAAAACAACGATCAATTAGATCCATATACAATGTCGGACTCTAACGGGGATTCTTTCGGCAAGGTCAAGCAGAGGCTCAAGGATCGAACCAAG AAAGTTGTTGAAACCAAGGAGATGTTGTCAAAACAAGCTGTTAAAAGCAGAGAGATTCTGTCCAAACAAGCTGTGAAGAGCAAACAGATGTTGTCTAAGCAAGCTCAGAACATTGCCAAACAGGCTCAAGAGCATGAACGCTTCATCAATAAG GTCACTCATTTTGTTGGGGTTATTGGTTTTGGAACATTCTGCTTTCTTTTGGGTGCAA GACCTCAGGACATTCGCTACGTCTACTGCTTGTTCTACCTCATCTTTGTCCCACTCCGGTGGATCTATTACCGCTACAAAAAATGGCATTATTATCTTTTG GATTTTTGCTACTATGCCAATACAATTTTCTTGGTGATGCTTCTGTTTTATCCTGAAAATGAAAAGCTTTTCATGGTGACCTTCTCATTTGCCGAG GGACCGCTTGCTTGGGCCTTGATTGTTTGGCGTTGTAGCTTAGTGTTTAGTTCTGTTGACAAATTAGTAAGCGTGCTTATACATCTATTACCTG GATTGGTATTTTTCACAATTCGGTGGTGGGATCCAGCGTTCTTTGAGGCCATGCATCCTGAAGGAACAGTTCGAAGAGCTTCATGGCCCTATGTAGAAGACAGATCTTATCTGTGGACCTGGCTCTTTGTTGTACCTTTGGCTGCTTACAGCATATGGCAGGTTCTCTACTTTCTGATTGTGAATGTCCTTCGTCATCAGAGGCTGTTAAGAGATCCTGAGGTCATGACTTCTTACAG GGAACTCTCCAAGAAAGCACGAAAAGCAAACAACCTATGGTGGCGATTAAGTGGTTTACTTGGTGATCAAAATCGGATGTTCATGTACATTCTCCTCCAAGCAGTGTTCACTGTAGCAACCATGGCTCTGACAGTCCCTATATTCTTGTCATATGAGCTCCATTGTATATTCCAAATACTCAAAGTTTCTGCATCTGTATGGAATGGTGGAAGTTTTCTGTTAGAGGTAATGCCAAGACAGGCGGTTATGAAGGAGAAGAAAAAATCAGGGATGCAGCCAATACAGCCTCAAGAAGCCCAATCTTCAGTTGCTTCAGAAACTTTAACTGAAGCTCCTGCAACAGCAGTGGATGCTGTTATTGTGGGTGGAACCCCGTCTAAGTAG